From one Coffea eugenioides isolate CCC68of chromosome 11, Ceug_1.0, whole genome shotgun sequence genomic stretch:
- the LOC113753085 gene encoding plant intracellular Ras-group-related LRR protein 3, producing the protein MKKAVKIEASLEEDDGIDEEVAEILSSQKLEAVDRVDLSGRQLKFLPEAFGKLRGLIVLRLSHNQLEIIPDSIAGLVRLEELYLSANHLLTLPDSIGLLTNLKVLDVSANKLNSLPESIAGCRSLVDLDASFNNLSFLPTNFGYGLVNLQKLSVHLNRIRALPNSVCEIQSLRYLDAHFNQLHGLPSAIGKLQNLEFLNVSSNFKDLTGLPETICNLSNLRELDLSNNQIKFLPSSLFELGNLTKLNLDQNPLVIPPIDVANKGVESVKEFMEKRQLDMLAAEEQRRQLEADKQAQTGWLAWGTSMLHDLVYGVSESVSGYLGGTNASKDPYLDQQL; encoded by the exons ATGAAAAAAGCAGTGAAGATCGAGGCTTCTCTTGAGGAGGATGATGGAATTGATGAGGAAGTTGCTGAGATACTGTCGTCCCAAAAGCTGGAGGCGGTGGACCGAGTGGATCTTTCGGGGCGTCAACTTAAATTTCTACCTGAAGCTTTCGGCAAACTTCGCGGCTTGATCGTTCTCCGTCTCTCTCATAATCAACTGGAG ATCATTCCCGATTCAATTGCTGGTTTGGTGAGGTTGGAGGAGCTCTATTTATCTGCCAACCACCTGCTAACGTTGCCTGATTCAATTGGTTTGTTGACAAATCTGAAAGTTCTGGATGTGTCCGCAAACAAGCTTAATTCCCTGCCTGAAAGCATTGCTGGCTGTAG GTCGTTGGTGGATTTAGATGCAAGTTTTAACAACCTAAGCTTTCTTCCAACGAATTTTGGCTATGGCCTGGTGAATCTGCAAAAACTCTCTGTTCACCTGAATAGAATCCGAGCGCTTCCTAATTCTGTTTGTGAAATCCAATCCTTGAGGTACCTGGATGCTCATTTTAATCAGCTTCATGGCCTGCCATCGGCAATTGGGAAGTTACAAAATCTCGAGTTTCTGAACGTAAGCAGTAATTTCAAAGATTTGACGGGCCTTCCTGAAACAATTTGTAACTTGAGCAACCTCAGAGAGCTTGACCTCAGCAACAACCAAATCAAATTCCTGCCCAGTTCCCTTTTTGAACTCGGAAACTTAACCAAGCTCAATCTGGATCAGAACCCACTAGTAATCCCTCCTATAGATGTTGCAAACAAAGGGGTTGAATCTGTGAAGGAGTTCATGGAGAAGAGACAGCTTGATATGCTTGCTGCTGAAGAGCAAAGACGACAACTTGAAGCAGATAAGCAAGCTCAGACTGGTTGGTTGGCCTGGGGCACCTCCATGTTGCATGATCTTGTCTATGGGGTTTCTGAGAGCGTTTCGGGCTACCTTGGGGGAACAAATGCTTCGAAGGATCCATATTTGGATCAGCAATTATAA
- the LOC113753596 gene encoding protein MAK16 homolog B isoform X1 gives MQHDEVIWQVIRHNHCSFMAKIETGNFCRNPYNVTGVCNRSSCPLANSRYATIRDHEGVFYLYMKTIERAHMPNKLWERVKLPRNYEKALEVIDKHLMYWPKFLVHKTKQRLTKMTQMRIRMRKLALKTREKIMTTPRKEKKREARREEKAEKAAVLDKSIEKELLERLKRGVYGDIYNYPVKEYNKVLDMERQQAASEDEDEEGEIEYVEGYEELEEEEDMEDLGDLAIGADDDTVGISDDDEEHVTATDHQRRRKEYGISERKLEKDESGAKQKKKAKVLIEVEHEDTSERQTMVQ, from the exons ATGCAGCACGACGAAGTAATATGGCAAGTTATCAGACACAATCACTGCAGTTTTATGGCCAA AATTGAAACGGGGAATTTTTGTCGAAACCCGTATAACGTCACTGGAGTGTGTAATCGGAGCTCTTGCCCTCTTGCTAATAGTCGCTACGCCACCATCCGTGATCATGAAG GAGTGTTCTATCTATACATGAAAACTATAGAAAGGGCCCATATGCCAAATAAACTGTGGGAAAGAGTTAAATTGCCTAGAAATTATGAGAAAGCACTTGAAGTCATCGACAAACATTTG ATGTATTGGCCAAAATTCCTTGTTCATAAAACAAAACAACGATTAACTAAGATGACCCAGATGCGAATACGCATGAGGAAGCTTGCATTAAAAACGAG GGAGAAGATAATGACCACACCCagaaaggagaagaaaagagaggctCGGAGAGAAGAAAAGGCTGAAAAGGCCGCAGTTTTGGATAAG AGTATTGAAAAGGAATTGCTTGAACGCCTCAAGCGCGGAGTGTATGGTGACATATATAATTATCCTGTCAAAGAGTACAATAAAGTTCTTGACATGGAAAGGCAGCAGGCTGCTagtgaagatgaagatgag GAAGGTGAGATAGAGTATGTCGAAGGGTACGAAGAacttgaagaggaagaagatatGGAAGACTTAGGTGACCTGGCAATAGGTGCAGATGATGACACTG TTGGAATCAGCGATGATGATGAAGAACACGTTACAGCTACTGACCACCAGAGGAGGAGAAAAGAATATGGCATTTCTGAAAGGAAGCTTGAGAAAGATGAATCTGGAGccaagcaaaagaagaaagcaaaagtTCTTATTGAG GTTGAACATGAAGATACAAGCGAGAGACAAACAATGGTTCAATAG
- the LOC113753596 gene encoding protein MAK16 homolog A isoform X2 — protein MQHDEVIWQVIRHNHCSFMAKIETGNFCRNPYNVTGVCNRSSCPLANSRYATIRDHEGVFYLYMKTIERAHMPNKLWERVKLPRNYEKALEVIDKHLMYWPKFLVHKTKQRLTKMTQMRIRMRKLALKTREKIMTTPRKEKKREARREEKAEKAAVLDKSIEKELLERLKRGVYGDIYNYPVKEYNKVLDMERQQAASEDEDEEGEIEYVEGYEELEEEEDMEDLGDLAIVGISDDDEEHVTATDHQRRRKEYGISERKLEKDESGAKQKKKAKVLIEVEHEDTSERQTMVQ, from the exons ATGCAGCACGACGAAGTAATATGGCAAGTTATCAGACACAATCACTGCAGTTTTATGGCCAA AATTGAAACGGGGAATTTTTGTCGAAACCCGTATAACGTCACTGGAGTGTGTAATCGGAGCTCTTGCCCTCTTGCTAATAGTCGCTACGCCACCATCCGTGATCATGAAG GAGTGTTCTATCTATACATGAAAACTATAGAAAGGGCCCATATGCCAAATAAACTGTGGGAAAGAGTTAAATTGCCTAGAAATTATGAGAAAGCACTTGAAGTCATCGACAAACATTTG ATGTATTGGCCAAAATTCCTTGTTCATAAAACAAAACAACGATTAACTAAGATGACCCAGATGCGAATACGCATGAGGAAGCTTGCATTAAAAACGAG GGAGAAGATAATGACCACACCCagaaaggagaagaaaagagaggctCGGAGAGAAGAAAAGGCTGAAAAGGCCGCAGTTTTGGATAAG AGTATTGAAAAGGAATTGCTTGAACGCCTCAAGCGCGGAGTGTATGGTGACATATATAATTATCCTGTCAAAGAGTACAATAAAGTTCTTGACATGGAAAGGCAGCAGGCTGCTagtgaagatgaagatgag GAAGGTGAGATAGAGTATGTCGAAGGGTACGAAGAacttgaagaggaagaagatatGGAAGACTTAGGTGACCTGGCAATAG TTGGAATCAGCGATGATGATGAAGAACACGTTACAGCTACTGACCACCAGAGGAGGAGAAAAGAATATGGCATTTCTGAAAGGAAGCTTGAGAAAGATGAATCTGGAGccaagcaaaagaagaaagcaaaagtTCTTATTGAG GTTGAACATGAAGATACAAGCGAGAGACAAACAATGGTTCAATAG
- the LOC113751143 gene encoding uncharacterized protein LOC113751143, protein MVGPSMLNTYKYNVTLKSSPTTIKFLCSYGGKILPRYPDGKLRYHGGETRVLAVERSISFSELVMKLGEMCGASVSLRCQLPTEDMDALVSITSDEDLANLIEEYDLAAVSASPTTNNALKIRAFLSTPYKPTTKKSSPSHSIASFSTSSNEATSPVYSPAPAASPSLISFRRPIKSAATDRCVHQIMSRPAVAYPHPLMTYEKAAAKGLPHHQYVYCGPGKASSHVYLIQHGNHWQ, encoded by the exons ATGGTCGGCCCTTCAATGCTTAACACATACAAATATAACGTAACCCTTAAATCCTCTCCAACCACCATCAAATTTCTTTGCAGCTATGGCGGCAAGATCCTCCCCCGTTATCCTGATGGCAAGCTCCGTTATCATGGTGGTGAAACCCGTGTCCTTGCTGTTGAACGTTCCATTTCCTTTTCTG AGCTAGTGATGAAGCTGGGGGAGATGTGTGGAGCATCAGTTAGTCTAAGATGTCAATTGCCAACAGAAGATATGGATGCACTTGTTTCGATCACCTCGGATGAGGATCTTGCCAATCTCATCGAGGAATATGATCTAGCTGCGGTCTCAGCCTCACCAACCACTAATAATGCCCTCAAGATCAGAGCTTTCCTTTCAACCCCTTATAAACCTACCACCAAGAAATCGTCTCCCTCCCATTCCATTGCCTCCTTTTCTACTAGTAGCAATGAGGCTACTTCTCCAGTTTATTCCCCAGCACCTGCTGCTTCCCCTAGCCTGATCAGCTTTAGGCGTCCAATTAAATCAGCTGCAACTGATAGGTGCGTCCATCAGATCATGTCCAGGCCAGCCGTTGCATACCCCCATCCCCTGATGACTTATGAGAAAGCTGCTGCAAAGGGGCTTCCTCATCATCAGTATGTCTACTGTGGCCCTGGAAAAGCTAGCAGCCATGTATATCTCATTCAACATGGCAACCACTGGCAATAG